A stretch of the Bacillus sp. B-jedd genome encodes the following:
- a CDS encoding alpha/beta hydrolase produces the protein MWKWEADGGAKAVIVMVHGAMEHHRRYSWLIEMWRTSGFHVIMGDLPGQGLTTRASRGHIDSFDEYLDEVKEWLEAAYTYGLPVFLLGHSMGGLIAIRLLQKEKMTLAGVILSSPCLGLVHQPSKFINTLSYGLNTVFPSFKMNSGITVNMATSNKEVQEFDLNDTLYVTKVSVRWYRELQDAMKEAFEDLRETQDVPALVMQAGDDRIVNKKAVSTWFNHAPLSEKRYKEWPGLYHEIFNEPERANVFEYARDFVHGQLRSLGYVID, from the coding sequence ATGTGGAAATGGGAAGCAGATGGCGGCGCGAAAGCCGTAATTGTGATGGTGCACGGCGCGATGGAGCACCACCGCCGCTATAGCTGGCTTATTGAAATGTGGCGAACATCAGGATTTCATGTCATCATGGGCGATCTGCCTGGCCAGGGGTTGACAACGCGTGCCAGCCGCGGCCACATTGATTCATTTGATGAATATCTCGATGAAGTGAAGGAGTGGCTTGAGGCTGCCTATACGTATGGGTTGCCTGTGTTTTTGCTAGGCCACAGCATGGGCGGGCTGATTGCGATCCGGCTTTTGCAGAAAGAGAAAATGACATTGGCGGGAGTCATATTGTCTTCGCCGTGCCTGGGCCTTGTCCATCAGCCATCAAAATTCATCAATACGCTCTCCTACGGTTTAAATACGGTGTTTCCTTCTTTCAAAATGAACTCGGGCATCACCGTGAACATGGCCACGAGTAATAAGGAAGTCCAGGAATTCGATTTAAATGACACGCTTTATGTGACAAAGGTGTCAGTCAGGTGGTACCGTGAGCTGCAGGATGCGATGAAGGAAGCGTTTGAAGACCTCCGTGAAACCCAGGACGTCCCCGCACTGGTCATGCAGGCAGGAGACGACAGGATTGTGAATAAAAAGGCGGTCAGCACCTGGTTTAATCATGCGCCTCTTTCAGAAAAGAGATATAAAGAGTGGCCAGGCCTGTACCATGAAATATTTAACGAACCGGAACGCGCGAATGTATTCGAGTATGCGCGCGATTTCGTCCACGGCCAGTTGCGCTCGCTTGGCTATGTAATAGACTGA
- a CDS encoding gamma carbonic anhydrase codes for MIYPYKGKYPQIDETAFIADFVTITGDVEIGPESSIWYNTVIRGDIAPTIIGKKVNIQDNSVLHQSPGNPLILEDEVTIGHQCTLHSCIVRKNALVGMGSIILDRAEIGEGSFIGAGSLVPPGKKIPPGTLALGRPAKVVRTLTIEDIQEMERITKEYAEKAQYYKTLTPVMDV; via the coding sequence TTGATCTATCCGTATAAAGGCAAGTATCCGCAAATCGATGAAACAGCATTCATCGCAGATTTTGTCACTATTACCGGCGACGTGGAAATCGGCCCGGAATCCAGCATCTGGTATAATACCGTCATCCGCGGCGACATTGCGCCTACGATCATTGGCAAAAAAGTCAACATCCAGGACAACTCCGTCCTCCATCAAAGCCCGGGCAACCCGCTCATACTAGAGGATGAAGTAACAATCGGCCACCAATGCACGCTGCACAGCTGCATTGTGAGAAAGAATGCCCTTGTAGGTATGGGATCGATCATCCTTGACCGCGCCGAAATCGGCGAAGGCTCGTTTATAGGCGCAGGGAGCCTTGTCCCTCCCGGCAAAAAAATCCCGCCGGGCACTCTGGCACTCGGCAGGCCGGCAAAAGTCGTCCGCACCCTGACAATCGAAGACATCCAGGAAATGGAGCGAATCACAAAAGAATACGCCGAAAAAGCCCAATACTACAAAACCCTTACCCCGGTAATGGATGTATAA